CCTCCAGCGAGGTTGCCGGGAGGGGTGCGCCCTGGCGGACTGGGTGGACGCGGAGCGAGAGATTCTTACGTTGCCACGCAGCTAAGCTACATCCAAAAGAAAGAATAATGTGATGTGGCCAATATTGCACAGATATCTCACCGCATGGATCGCTAGCATTAGGTTGGTTTCGGGGCACACCGTGTTCACAGCTATGCGGGATTCCCAAACGGACATCCCGACTTGCAGGA
This is a stretch of genomic DNA from Nitrospira lenta. It encodes these proteins:
- a CDS encoding DUF2934 domain-containing protein codes for the protein MPDELQERITKRTYELYLQRGCREGCALADWVDAEREILTLPRS